In a single window of the Delftia tsuruhatensis genome:
- the aroB gene encoding 3-dehydroquinate synthase: MPNASFLPDSQVVTIDLGERSYPIAIGAGLLGEAGTYAALPAAAQAVIVSNDVVAPLYEPALRRVLAQRYRCVRTVVLPDGEVHKDWQTLNLIFDDLLAGSCDRKTVLFALGGGVIGDMTGFAAASYMRGVPFVQVPTTLLSQVDSSVGGKTAINHPLGKNMIGAFYQPQLVVCDLASLDTLPGRELSAGLAEVIKYGPIADMDFLSWLEEHMDALLARDRTALAHAIQRSVEIKAWVVGQDEKEAGLRAILNFGHTFGHAIEAGMGYGNWLHGEGVGAGMVMAAELSQRLGLVDAAFVKRLRLLIERAGLPVRGAVLDEGDNAARYLELMRVDKKSEAGEIRFVLIDGPGKAVMRSAPDALVREVIDACCA; the protein is encoded by the coding sequence TTGCCCAACGCCTCTTTCCTGCCCGATTCCCAGGTCGTGACCATCGATCTGGGAGAGCGTTCCTATCCCATTGCCATCGGGGCCGGCCTGTTGGGTGAAGCTGGAACCTATGCGGCTCTGCCCGCGGCAGCGCAGGCCGTGATCGTCAGCAACGACGTGGTCGCACCGCTTTACGAGCCGGCCCTGCGCCGCGTGCTGGCGCAACGCTATCGTTGCGTGCGGACCGTGGTGCTGCCCGATGGCGAAGTCCACAAGGACTGGCAGACGCTGAACCTGATCTTCGACGATCTGCTGGCTGGCAGCTGTGACCGCAAGACCGTGCTGTTCGCGCTGGGAGGCGGCGTGATCGGGGATATGACGGGGTTTGCGGCGGCCAGCTATATGCGTGGCGTGCCGTTCGTGCAGGTGCCCACGACGCTGCTGTCGCAGGTCGATTCCTCGGTGGGCGGCAAGACGGCCATCAACCACCCGCTGGGCAAGAACATGATCGGTGCCTTCTACCAGCCGCAGCTGGTGGTCTGCGATCTGGCCTCGCTGGACACGCTGCCCGGGCGCGAACTGAGTGCCGGCCTGGCGGAAGTCATCAAGTACGGGCCGATCGCCGACATGGATTTCCTGTCCTGGCTGGAAGAGCACATGGATGCCCTGCTTGCGCGCGACCGCACAGCACTGGCCCATGCCATCCAGCGCAGCGTGGAGATCAAGGCCTGGGTGGTGGGGCAGGACGAAAAGGAGGCCGGACTGCGCGCCATCCTCAACTTCGGCCACACCTTCGGCCATGCCATCGAAGCCGGCATGGGCTACGGCAACTGGTTGCACGGCGAAGGCGTGGGCGCAGGCATGGTGATGGCGGCCGAGCTGTCGCAGCGCCTGGGCCTGGTCGACGCCGCCTTCGTGAAGCGGCTGCGCCTGCTGATCGAACGTGCGGGCCTGCCTGTGCGGGGCGCCGTGCTGGACGAGGGAGACAACGCCGCGCGCTATCTGGAGCTGATGCGTGTCGACAAGAAGTCCGAGGCGGGCGAGATCCGTTTCGTGCTGATCGATGGGCCGGGCAAGGCCGTCATGCGTTCCGCACCCGATGCGCTGGTGCGCGAGGTCATCGACGCCTGCTGCGCCTGA
- a CDS encoding alkaline phosphatase, translating into MKLKMLCSALAGASLLLSACGGSDGSSTPAPTKNVLFFLGDGMGITTMTAARIYSVGEDGELAMDKLPETAFVHTFSNDAQVTDSAPSMAAYMTGVKMNNEVISMTPETKATDASGKAYHTNYDSTCPSGNGQAVPTLLEQMKAAGYGTGVVSTARITHATPAATYAHVCHRDAENTIAAALVPGGAGYNSKLGDGVDVILGGGSYYFTPKADGGRRNDSRNLIAEFKTQKYSYAANKGEFDKLPVDGSKIAGLFTKDHMAYDLDRDATKEPSLAEMTGKAIDALSAKKKGFFLMVEGGRIDHALHATNARRALQDTVAFDNAIKTALDKMQKVDPGLKNTLIVVTADHDHTLHLNGYAARTGKTEAGKPGVLGLVRNYVDGKASTDVDGNPYTILGFGNGPKRLATRGPIDAASLESPDYLQEAVVPLASETHGGGDVFLGAQGMGADTFSGVIDNTTVFTLIKKSIGL; encoded by the coding sequence ATGAAACTGAAGATGTTGTGCAGCGCGCTGGCCGGTGCCTCGCTGCTGCTGAGCGCCTGTGGCGGCAGCGATGGCTCGTCCACCCCCGCCCCGACCAAGAACGTGCTGTTCTTCCTGGGCGACGGCATGGGCATCACCACCATGACGGCCGCGCGCATCTACAGCGTGGGCGAGGATGGCGAGCTGGCCATGGACAAGCTGCCCGAGACGGCCTTCGTCCATACCTTCTCCAACGATGCCCAGGTCACCGACAGCGCCCCCTCCATGGCCGCCTACATGACCGGCGTGAAGATGAACAACGAAGTCATCTCCATGACGCCCGAGACCAAGGCCACGGACGCCAGCGGCAAGGCCTACCACACCAACTACGACAGCACCTGCCCCAGCGGCAACGGCCAGGCCGTGCCCACGCTGCTCGAGCAGATGAAGGCGGCCGGCTACGGCACGGGCGTGGTCTCCACCGCGCGCATCACGCACGCCACGCCGGCTGCGACCTACGCCCACGTCTGCCACCGCGATGCCGAGAACACCATCGCCGCGGCCCTGGTGCCCGGCGGCGCCGGCTACAACAGCAAGCTGGGCGACGGCGTGGACGTGATCCTGGGCGGTGGTTCCTACTATTTCACGCCCAAGGCCGATGGCGGGCGTCGCAACGACAGCCGCAACCTGATCGCCGAATTCAAGACGCAGAAGTACAGCTACGCCGCCAACAAGGGCGAGTTCGACAAGCTGCCCGTGGACGGCAGCAAGATCGCCGGCCTGTTCACCAAGGACCACATGGCCTACGACCTGGACCGCGATGCGACCAAGGAGCCGAGCCTGGCCGAGATGACGGGCAAGGCCATCGACGCGCTGTCCGCCAAGAAGAAGGGCTTCTTCCTGATGGTGGAGGGCGGGCGCATCGATCATGCGCTGCACGCCACCAATGCGCGCCGTGCGCTGCAGGACACCGTGGCCTTCGACAATGCCATCAAGACCGCGCTGGACAAGATGCAGAAGGTCGACCCGGGCCTGAAGAACACGCTGATCGTCGTCACGGCCGACCATGACCACACGCTGCACCTGAACGGCTACGCCGCGCGCACCGGCAAGACCGAGGCGGGCAAGCCCGGCGTGCTGGGCCTGGTCAGGAACTACGTGGACGGCAAGGCTTCCACCGACGTGGATGGCAATCCCTACACCATCCTGGGCTTCGGCAACGGTCCCAAGCGCCTGGCCACGCGCGGCCCCATCGACGCGGCCTCGCTGGAAAGCCCCGACTACCTGCAGGAGGCCGTGGTGCCCCTGGCCTCCGAAACCCATGGTGGCGGCGACGTGTTCCTGGGCGCGCAAGGCATGGGTGCCGACACGTTCTCGGGCGTGATCGACAACACCACCGTCTTCACGCTGATCAAGAAGAGCATCGGCTTGTGA
- a CDS encoding DUF1415 domain-containing protein: MTDTNHEIRAAEFPPVTVIEDTVHWLEKAVIGLNLCPFAKGVHVKGQIHYTVSQATDAEGVAADLHRELEALAEASPDKRDTTLLILPHALQDFLDFNDFLEVADAMVEELDLGGILQVASFHPQFQFEGTEVDDVTNCTNRSPYPTLHLLREDSIDKAVEVFPEAESIYERNMETLEKIGIEGWLDLGVGARCPVAHAGKQGPAQ, encoded by the coding sequence ATGACCGATACCAACCACGAGATTCGCGCGGCCGAGTTTCCGCCTGTCACCGTGATCGAGGACACGGTGCACTGGCTGGAGAAGGCCGTGATCGGCCTGAACCTGTGCCCTTTCGCCAAGGGTGTGCACGTCAAGGGCCAGATCCACTACACGGTCAGCCAGGCGACCGACGCCGAGGGCGTGGCGGCCGACCTGCACCGCGAGCTGGAAGCGCTGGCCGAGGCCTCGCCGGACAAGCGCGACACCACGCTGCTGATCCTGCCGCACGCCCTGCAGGACTTCCTGGACTTCAATGACTTTCTCGAGGTGGCCGATGCCATGGTCGAGGAACTGGACCTGGGCGGCATCCTGCAGGTGGCCTCCTTTCACCCGCAGTTCCAGTTCGAAGGCACCGAGGTCGACGACGTCACCAACTGCACCAACCGCTCGCCCTATCCCACGCTGCATCTGCTGCGCGAGGACAGCATCGACAAGGCCGTGGAGGTCTTTCCCGAGGCCGAGTCCATCTACGAGCGCAACATGGAGACGCTGGAGAAGATCGGCATCGAAGGCTGGCTGGACCTGGGCGTGGGCGCGCGCTGCCCGGTCGCGCATGCCGGCAAGCAGGGCCCGGCCCAATGA
- a CDS encoding MBL fold metallo-hydrolase, whose product MEPQAPTPASSEPTVRPTLDYPFEAPPPSGQTLEVAPGVLWIRMPLPYALDHINLWAIDDGEGWAIVDTGARTDEGVATWRGLFSKSSDGRSLTRVFVTHMHPDHVGLAGWLTRKFHVPLYMTRLEYLNCRVVVSDCSREAPPDAIAFYRRAGWSDGALESYRARFGNFGKHIHALPDSYRRLSDGEELRIGGHLWRVVVGSGHSPEHASLYCPDLKLLISGDQVLPRISSNVSVHPMEPEANPMADWLQSLEKVRREVPDDVLVLPAHGECFRGLHARIDALASGQQRANDRLLAALAEPRRAVDVFGALFSRPISEASPALLGMATGESLACLNHLMHAGQVERSIDSDGIAWYRAVGQP is encoded by the coding sequence ATGGAGCCGCAAGCACCCACACCCGCCTCTTCCGAGCCCACGGTCAGGCCGACGCTGGACTATCCCTTCGAGGCCCCGCCGCCCAGCGGCCAGACGCTGGAAGTCGCCCCCGGCGTGCTCTGGATACGCATGCCCCTGCCTTACGCACTGGACCACATCAATCTCTGGGCCATCGATGACGGCGAAGGCTGGGCCATCGTGGACACGGGCGCACGCACCGATGAGGGCGTTGCCACTTGGCGCGGGCTGTTCTCGAAGTCCTCGGACGGAAGATCATTGACACGCGTCTTCGTGACCCACATGCACCCCGACCATGTGGGGCTGGCCGGCTGGCTGACACGCAAGTTCCACGTGCCGCTGTACATGACGCGCCTCGAATACCTGAATTGCCGCGTGGTGGTCTCGGACTGCAGCCGCGAGGCCCCGCCCGATGCCATCGCCTTCTACCGCCGCGCGGGCTGGAGCGACGGCGCGCTGGAGTCCTACCGGGCCCGCTTCGGCAACTTCGGCAAGCACATCCATGCCCTGCCCGACAGCTACCGGCGCCTGAGTGACGGCGAGGAGCTGCGCATCGGCGGGCATCTGTGGCGCGTGGTGGTGGGCAGCGGCCACTCCCCCGAGCACGCCAGCCTCTACTGCCCCGATCTCAAGCTGCTGATCTCGGGCGACCAGGTGCTGCCGCGCATTTCATCGAACGTATCGGTCCATCCCATGGAACCGGAGGCCAATCCCATGGCCGACTGGCTGCAGTCGCTGGAGAAGGTCCGGCGCGAAGTGCCGGACGACGTGCTGGTGCTCCCTGCCCACGGGGAATGCTTTCGCGGCCTGCACGCGCGCATCGATGCCCTGGCCTCGGGGCAGCAACGCGCCAACGACCGCCTGCTGGCCGCACTGGCCGAACCCCGGCGTGCCGTCGATGTCTTCGGCGCGCTGTTCTCGCGCCCGATCAGCGAGGCCAGCCCCGCCCTGCTGGGCATGGCCACGGGCGAGAGCCTGGCCTGTCTGAACCACCTGATGCATGCCGGGCAGGTGGAGCGCAGCATCGACAGCGACGGCATCGCCTGGTACAGGGCGGTCGGGCAGCCCTGA
- a CDS encoding Bug family tripartite tricarboxylate transporter substrate binding protein, producing the protein MSDPTPRFTRRRSLKALAAASLAAAASLSGTVALAQDQFPSKPITILVPFAAGGTTDILARIVAQALQQELGQTVIVDNKPGAGGNIGAVAAARAPADGYTLFMGTVGTHAINAALYAKPGFDPIKDFSPLTRVANVPNLLVAHPSQPFKTVKEMIAYARANPGKLNYGSSGSGSSIHLSGELFRSMTGLDMVHVPYKGSAPAITDLLGNQIAIMFDNMPSAIQHVRSGKLRPIAVTTAKRSPELPDVPTVAESGVPGYEATSWFGLWTQAKTPAAVQQRLYTAIAKVLKDPAVVKKINDQGGDVVIDTPAEFLAYIKAESAKWSKVVKDSGAQV; encoded by the coding sequence ATGTCCGATCCAACCCCCCGTTTCACCCGCCGCCGCAGCCTGAAAGCCCTGGCCGCCGCCTCGCTGGCCGCAGCCGCCAGCCTGTCAGGCACGGTCGCCCTGGCCCAGGACCAGTTCCCCAGCAAGCCCATCACCATCCTCGTGCCCTTCGCCGCTGGCGGCACCACCGACATCCTGGCGCGCATCGTCGCCCAGGCGCTGCAGCAGGAGCTGGGCCAGACCGTGATCGTGGACAACAAGCCCGGCGCGGGCGGCAACATCGGCGCCGTGGCCGCCGCACGTGCCCCGGCCGACGGCTACACGCTGTTCATGGGCACGGTGGGCACGCATGCCATCAATGCCGCGCTCTACGCCAAGCCCGGCTTCGACCCCATCAAGGACTTCTCGCCCCTGACGCGCGTGGCCAACGTGCCCAACCTGCTGGTGGCCCACCCCAGCCAGCCGTTCAAGACCGTCAAGGAAATGATCGCCTACGCGCGCGCCAACCCCGGCAAGCTGAACTACGGCTCCTCGGGCAGCGGCAGTTCCATCCACCTGTCGGGCGAGCTGTTCCGCTCCATGACGGGTCTGGACATGGTGCACGTGCCCTACAAGGGCAGCGCCCCGGCCATCACCGACCTGCTGGGCAACCAGATCGCCATCATGTTCGACAACATGCCTTCGGCCATCCAGCATGTGCGCTCGGGCAAGCTGCGCCCCATCGCCGTGACCACGGCCAAGCGCTCGCCCGAGCTGCCCGATGTGCCCACCGTGGCCGAATCCGGCGTACCCGGCTACGAGGCCACCTCGTGGTTCGGCCTGTGGACCCAGGCCAAGACGCCCGCCGCCGTGCAGCAGCGCCTGTACACGGCCATCGCCAAGGTGCTCAAGGACCCGGCCGTGGTCAAGAAGATCAACGACCAGGGTGGCGATGTCGTGATCGATACGCCGGCCGAATTCCTCGCCTACATCAAGGCCGAATCGGCCAAGTGGAGCAAGGTTGTAAAAGACTCCGGCGCGCAGGTATAA
- a CDS encoding alkaline phosphatase yields MHPILQKTSLALAAAGALALLAPAAHAAGEAKNVIFFLGDGMGPVTVTAARIYKGEKLLAQKPGSLTSSERAALTMQTLPYASRIKTFSRDGQTTDSAPSMAAYMTGVKMNNEVISMSAETLAYAANGQQFINGEDSTCQPGNGQPAQTLLELSKAKGRAVGAVSTTRVGHATPAATYAHICNRNGYNTIAEQSVPGHANYNTKLGDGIDVLMGGGQRNYLPKSVNPSSKRTDAANLVDMMKARGYAYVAKGSELAALDATKAPKLLGLFTQSEMAYELDRVKQKLDEPSLSDMTSKALDVLSRNDKGFFLMVEGGRIDHALHGTNAKRALEDTLAFDRAIETAMAYMEKKDPGLKNTLIVVTADHDHNMVFNGYSRIGNPILGKVQDYQTGQVAKAQDGKPYTTLAFGNGGRPNATASSQVNPEDGNKPWIAPARGASRDDVTNVDTTDDNYLQEVGLNLGTPGSETHGGGDVMLFAGGAGARIFKGTMDNTRVFSKVREAAGL; encoded by the coding sequence ATGCACCCGATCCTCCAAAAGACCTCCCTCGCCCTGGCGGCGGCCGGCGCGCTGGCGCTGCTGGCACCTGCGGCCCATGCGGCCGGCGAGGCCAAGAACGTCATCTTCTTCCTCGGCGACGGCATGGGCCCGGTCACCGTGACCGCGGCACGCATCTACAAGGGCGAGAAGCTGCTCGCCCAGAAGCCCGGCTCGCTGACCAGCAGCGAGCGTGCGGCCCTGACCATGCAGACCCTGCCCTACGCCAGCCGCATCAAGACCTTCTCGCGTGACGGCCAGACCACGGACAGCGCGCCTTCGATGGCGGCCTACATGACCGGCGTGAAGATGAACAACGAAGTCATCTCCATGTCGGCCGAGACCCTGGCCTACGCGGCCAACGGCCAGCAGTTCATCAACGGCGAGGACTCCACCTGCCAGCCCGGCAACGGCCAGCCCGCCCAGACCCTGCTGGAACTGTCCAAGGCCAAGGGCCGCGCCGTCGGCGCCGTCTCCACCACGCGCGTCGGCCATGCCACGCCGGCCGCGACCTACGCCCACATCTGCAACCGCAATGGCTACAACACCATCGCCGAGCAGTCCGTGCCCGGCCATGCAAACTACAACACCAAGCTGGGCGACGGCATCGACGTGCTCATGGGTGGCGGCCAGCGCAACTACCTGCCCAAGTCGGTCAACCCCAGCAGCAAGCGTACGGACGCGGCCAACCTCGTGGACATGATGAAGGCCAGGGGCTACGCCTATGTCGCCAAGGGCAGCGAGCTGGCCGCCCTGGACGCCACCAAGGCGCCCAAGCTGCTGGGCCTGTTCACCCAGAGCGAAATGGCCTATGAGCTGGACCGCGTCAAGCAAAAGCTGGATGAGCCCAGCCTGTCCGACATGACCAGCAAGGCGCTGGACGTGCTCAGCCGCAACGACAAGGGCTTCTTCCTGATGGTGGAAGGCGGCCGCATCGACCACGCACTGCACGGCACCAATGCCAAGCGTGCGCTGGAAGACACGCTGGCCTTCGATCGTGCCATCGAGACCGCCATGGCCTACATGGAAAAGAAGGACCCGGGCCTGAAGAACACGCTGATCGTGGTCACCGCCGACCATGACCACAACATGGTGTTCAACGGCTACTCCAGGATCGGCAACCCCATCCTGGGCAAGGTGCAGGACTACCAGACCGGCCAGGTCGCCAAGGCCCAGGACGGCAAGCCCTACACCACACTGGCCTTCGGCAACGGCGGCCGCCCCAACGCGACGGCCTCCAGCCAGGTCAATCCCGAAGACGGCAACAAGCCCTGGATCGCCCCGGCGCGCGGCGCCTCGCGCGATGACGTCACCAACGTGGACACCACGGACGACAACTACCTGCAGGAAGTCGGCCTGAACCTGGGCACGCCCGGTTCCGAAACCCATGGCGGCGGCGACGTGATGCTGTTCGCCGGCGGCGCGGGCGCCAGGATCTTCAAGGGCACGATGGACAACACCCGCGTGTTCTCCAAGGTCCGCGAGGCCGCAGGCCTGTGA
- a CDS encoding SDR family NAD(P)-dependent oxidoreductase, producing MSTVDNKTPVTVVSGASNGIGRAIAEALLAQGRAVVNLDYVLPDWSHPLLVSYQADLTSEQATADAAARIAAAHNVVALVNNAGATRPGTIDNATSAQLDDVVGLHLRAPMLLVQAFLPTLRACGEGRIVNMSSRAALGKPDRIVYSATKAGLIGLTRTLAMELGRDRITVNALGPGPIATELFTQSNPEGAPQTQRILSSIAVGRMGTPEDVARAALFFLSPDNGFVTGQVLYVCGGTTLGVAPV from the coding sequence ATGAGCACCGTGGACAACAAGACACCCGTCACCGTGGTCAGCGGCGCCAGCAACGGCATCGGCCGCGCCATCGCCGAGGCCCTGCTGGCCCAGGGCCGCGCCGTGGTCAACCTCGACTACGTGCTGCCTGACTGGAGCCATCCGCTGCTGGTGAGCTACCAGGCCGACCTGACCAGCGAGCAGGCCACCGCAGACGCCGCGGCCCGCATTGCCGCCGCGCACAACGTGGTGGCCCTGGTCAACAACGCGGGCGCCACGCGCCCAGGCACCATAGACAACGCCACCAGTGCACAACTGGACGACGTGGTGGGACTGCACCTGCGCGCGCCCATGCTGCTGGTGCAGGCCTTCCTGCCCACGCTGCGCGCCTGCGGCGAGGGGCGCATCGTGAACATGTCCTCGCGCGCCGCGCTGGGCAAGCCCGACCGCATCGTCTACTCGGCGACCAAGGCCGGCCTGATCGGCCTGACGCGCACCCTGGCGATGGAGCTGGGCCGCGACCGCATCACGGTCAACGCCCTGGGCCCCGGCCCCATCGCCACCGAGCTGTTCACCCAAAGCAACCCCGAGGGCGCACCGCAGACCCAGCGCATCCTGAGCAGCATCGCCGTGGGCCGCATGGGCACGCCTGAAGACGTAGCCCGCGCGGCGCTGTTCTTCCTGTCGCCCGACAACGGCTTCGTCACAGGACAGGTGCTCTACGTCTGCGGCGGCACCACGCTGGGCGTCGCGCCCGTCTGA
- a CDS encoding class I SAM-dependent methyltransferase: MKHRSAKPQPRPEQDVAQQLDLRPGQSLELLKALHILTREGRINQDSRRKLKQVYHLYQFIAPILDELSRDGHGVTLADHGAGKSYLGFILYDLYFKALGRGCIFGIETRAPLVEASQRLATELGFERMAFLNMSVAESTRADAMPDRFDVVTALHACDTATDDAIAFGLEKKARAMVLVPCCQAEVAACLRENKALSLSRTPLAELWRHPIHTREMGSQLTNVLRCLYLEACGYQVTVTELVGWEHSMKNELIIARHTGQKKRSAAERMQAILAEFGLKDALAQRYPLLPAS; this comes from the coding sequence ATGAAGCACCGCTCCGCCAAGCCGCAGCCCCGGCCCGAACAGGACGTGGCCCAGCAGTTGGACCTCAGGCCAGGCCAGTCCCTGGAACTGCTCAAGGCCCTGCACATCCTCACGCGCGAGGGCCGGATCAACCAGGACTCGCGCCGCAAGCTCAAGCAGGTCTACCACCTGTACCAGTTCATCGCACCCATCCTGGACGAGCTGTCCAGGGACGGGCATGGGGTCACGCTGGCCGACCACGGAGCGGGCAAGTCCTACCTGGGCTTCATCCTCTACGACCTGTACTTCAAGGCGCTGGGCCGTGGCTGCATCTTCGGCATAGAGACGCGGGCCCCGCTGGTCGAGGCATCGCAAAGGCTTGCCACCGAGCTGGGTTTCGAGCGCATGGCCTTCCTCAACATGTCGGTGGCTGAATCCACGCGCGCCGACGCCATGCCCGACCGCTTCGACGTGGTCACTGCCCTGCACGCCTGCGATACCGCCACCGACGATGCCATCGCCTTCGGCCTGGAGAAAAAGGCCCGCGCCATGGTGCTCGTGCCCTGCTGCCAGGCCGAGGTGGCCGCCTGCCTGCGCGAGAACAAGGCGCTGTCGCTGTCCCGCACGCCGCTGGCCGAACTGTGGCGCCACCCCATCCATACGCGCGAGATGGGCAGCCAGCTCACCAATGTGCTGCGCTGCCTGTACCTGGAGGCCTGCGGCTACCAGGTCACGGTGACCGAGCTGGTCGGATGGGAGCACAGCATGAAGAACGAGCTGATCATCGCGCGCCATACCGGGCAGAAGAAGCGCAGTGCGGCCGAGCGCATGCAGGCCATCCTGGCGGAATTCGGGCTGAAGGACGCGCTGGCGCAGCGCTATCCGCTGCTGCCCGCCTCCTGA
- a CDS encoding shikimate kinase: MSSDQAPSSLHARVVALIGLPGSGKSTIGRQLARLWSMRFVDSDHVIEQRIGCSIREFFEREGEQAFRDVEAQVIDELSSSSSSLLLSTGGGVVLREENRRHLSERTQVFYLECSPEDIAARLRNDATRPLLQVEDPAMRLRQLLLQREPLYLETAHFVIQTSGLTVAQAAQRIRMQAELS; this comes from the coding sequence GTGAGTTCCGATCAAGCTCCATCGTCGCTGCATGCGAGGGTGGTGGCCTTGATCGGCCTGCCCGGCTCCGGTAAATCGACCATAGGACGCCAACTGGCTCGCCTGTGGTCGATGCGTTTTGTGGACTCCGACCATGTGATCGAGCAGCGCATCGGCTGCAGCATCCGCGAGTTTTTCGAACGGGAGGGTGAGCAGGCGTTTCGCGATGTCGAGGCCCAGGTCATCGACGAGCTTTCCTCCTCTTCATCCAGTCTGCTCCTTTCCACCGGCGGCGGGGTGGTGTTGCGCGAGGAGAACCGGCGGCATCTGAGCGAGCGGACCCAGGTGTTCTATCTGGAGTGCAGTCCCGAAGACATCGCGGCGCGGTTGCGCAATGATGCGACCCGGCCCCTGTTGCAGGTGGAGGATCCGGCGATGCGGCTGCGGCAGCTGCTGCTGCAGCGCGAGCCACTCTATCTGGAGACGGCACACTTCGTGATCCAGACATCGGGCCTGACCGTGGCACAGGCGGCCCAGCGCATACGCATGCAGGCGGAACTGTCCTGA
- a CDS encoding deoxyguanosinetriphosphate triphosphohydrolase, with the protein MQKQALAPYACHPARSRGRRFPEVPAPTRSDFQRDRDRIVHSSAFRRLVYKTQVFVNHEGDLFRTRLTHSLEVAQLGRSVARSLRLDEDLVEAICLAHDLGHTPFGHAGQDALNACMQPHGGFEHNLQSLRVVDRLEERYPAFDGLNLSFETREGILKHCSRANAEHLEAREPGGVARRFLQGGQPSLEAQLCNLADAIAYNAHDVDDGVRSGLITMVQLCEAVPLFARYHDATLAEHPQLGMPLAERRLLYESIRRMLSDQVYDVIEATRQRIAQAGPCSVDEVRAQPGPLVAFSDTMERQSRQLKQFLFRNLYRHAQVVQTMEVAQQVVTELFSACMVEPERMKPRFVQRAMAAEGVSARARVVADFIAGMTDRYAAREHELLTGRRLLG; encoded by the coding sequence ATGCAGAAACAGGCCCTGGCTCCCTATGCCTGCCACCCGGCCCGCAGCCGGGGCAGGCGCTTCCCGGAAGTGCCTGCTCCCACGCGCAGCGACTTCCAGCGCGACCGTGATCGCATCGTCCATTCCTCGGCCTTTCGGCGCCTGGTCTACAAGACCCAGGTCTTCGTCAACCATGAAGGCGATCTGTTCCGCACGCGTCTGACCCATTCGCTGGAAGTGGCCCAGCTGGGCCGGTCGGTGGCGCGTTCATTGCGACTCGACGAGGATCTGGTCGAGGCCATCTGCCTGGCCCACGACCTGGGCCATACCCCCTTCGGCCATGCGGGACAGGACGCACTCAATGCCTGCATGCAGCCGCATGGCGGCTTCGAGCACAACCTGCAGAGCCTGCGCGTGGTGGACCGGCTGGAGGAGCGTTATCCGGCCTTCGATGGCCTGAACCTGAGCTTCGAGACGCGCGAGGGCATCCTCAAGCACTGTTCGCGCGCCAATGCCGAGCACCTGGAGGCGCGCGAGCCCGGGGGCGTGGCCCGGCGTTTCCTGCAAGGCGGGCAGCCCTCGCTGGAGGCCCAGCTGTGCAACCTCGCCGATGCCATCGCCTACAACGCCCATGACGTGGACGATGGGGTGCGTTCGGGCCTGATCACCATGGTCCAGTTGTGCGAGGCCGTGCCCCTGTTTGCGCGCTACCACGATGCCACGCTGGCCGAGCATCCGCAACTGGGCATGCCGCTGGCCGAGCGGCGCCTGCTGTACGAAAGCATTCGCCGCATGCTCAGCGACCAGGTCTATGACGTGATCGAGGCCACGCGCCAGCGCATCGCGCAGGCAGGGCCTTGCTCGGTCGATGAAGTGCGTGCCCAGCCTGGCCCCCTGGTGGCCTTCAGCGATACCATGGAGCGGCAGTCCCGTCAGCTCAAGCAGTTCCTTTTCCGCAACCTCTATCGCCATGCGCAGGTGGTGCAGACCATGGAGGTTGCGCAGCAGGTGGTGACCGAGCTGTTTTCCGCCTGCATGGTCGAGCCCGAGCGCATGAAGCCGCGCTTCGTGCAAAGGGCGATGGCTGCAGAGGGTGTGTCGGCGCGTGCCCGGGTGGTCGCCGATTTCATCGCCGGGATGACGGACCGCTATGCCGCGCGCGAGCACGAGCTCTTGACGGGCAGGCGCCTGCTGGGCTGA